One stretch of Corallococcus exiguus DNA includes these proteins:
- a CDS encoding RNA polymerase sigma factor, which produces MPSASRGDAAEFQALIARCAPALEERARILCRGRNPSDAKDLLQETYERAFRAFHTYDRSAPPMAWLASILVRRFLDWCRHDRRHPQDEFTDAMGDTLAEAEAAPETWARYTLDDVWKAVEQLPPELREVVRMKDMERQSYAEIGRRLGIPSMTVGTRLFRARKKLKELLLAREGTAGGTA; this is translated from the coding sequence GTGCCTTCGGCCTCCCGTGGGGACGCCGCGGAGTTCCAGGCGCTCATCGCGCGGTGCGCTCCGGCGTTGGAGGAGCGGGCCCGCATCCTCTGCCGGGGCCGCAACCCGTCGGACGCGAAGGACCTGTTGCAAGAGACCTACGAGCGGGCCTTCCGCGCGTTTCATACGTATGACCGGTCCGCGCCTCCCATGGCGTGGCTGGCGTCCATCCTCGTTCGACGCTTCCTCGACTGGTGCCGGCATGACCGGCGCCACCCCCAGGATGAATTCACCGACGCGATGGGGGACACCCTGGCGGAGGCCGAAGCCGCCCCGGAGACATGGGCGCGCTACACGTTGGATGACGTGTGGAAGGCGGTGGAACAGCTTCCCCCGGAGCTGCGCGAGGTGGTCCGCATGAAGGACATGGAGCGACAGAGCTACGCGGAGATCGGCCGACGGCTCGGCATCCCGTCCATGACGGTGGGCACCCGTCTGTTCCGCGCACGCAAGAAGCTCAAGGAGCTGCTCCTCGCGCGGGAAGGCACCGCGGGGGGCACGGCGTGA